The Dehalococcoidia bacterium DNA segment GAAGATGTCCGGCGGGAGGTAGGCGCCAGCGATCTGGCCCAGGTGCAGGGAGCCGTTTGCGTAAGGCCAGGCCACGCCGATGAAGATCGTTTCGGGCAAAGTGAATCTCCCGCCAGGGCCGACGCCCCGATTCTAGCACCGCATGCGTTCTCGGCCATGACAGCGCCATGGCTCGGAGGCCGGTCCGGTGAGGGACGTCAGTCGGCTGCGGGAGCGCTGGCTACGCGCGCCTTCCGGTTCTGGCCCTGCGCGAGGATGTTCAAGCCGATGGCGGGCAGCAGCATGCTCGAGGCGCCTGCCAGCGCCGCGCGCACGGAAAGCAGAGAGGCGACCGCCCCCAGCGCGGGCGCGCCAATCGCCTGGGCAAGGGCGTCTGTCTGGCGGCTCATCGAGATCACCGTCGCCCGGACGCTCGACTCGGCGTGAAGGTTGATCAGTGCAAGGTGAAGCGGCTGGAAGGTACGACTAAGACTCGTTGCAATGATGTATGCGAGGGCAGCCATCCAGAAACTGCCGCTGACGGCGAAGGACAACATGGCCAGCGCCTGCAGTAGGTTGATGCGCGTCAGCCAGCGGCCGAGGTCTTCATGACTGTTGGCATCGATGCCGGCACGCAAGCGACCGACGAGGACTAATCCTGCCAGGGAGGCGACCATGCGGATCCCGCCGAACCACACCACCGGTTCCAGGTGCTTGACTCCCGGGAGGCCGATGTCGAGGAAGTGGGCGACGTTCAAGCGGATAAAGACCTCGCCGCCTACCTCGTAGAACCCGACCATTGCGAAGAGCGTGACGAGGACGGGACGGGCGCGCACCAGGCGGATGCCATCGGAGAACGTCGTAGTGAAGGCGACCAGGGGGCCGCCGCCGTTACGCTTCGCG contains these protein-coding regions:
- a CDS encoding MFS transporter, with protein sequence MRPGKLDATTVYRLFTALFGLTYSLVLTVSLIYQTQEAGLTPFQLVIAGAAMQISTFVFEIPTGVVADVRGRRLSVLTGLALMGSAFLLMGANTTFAAILVAQIIAGLGITFISGAQEAWIADEVGPLRAGQVYMQGAQALQVARLLGIPLGVAIGVVSLQLSLLTGGAMFLLTSLFLLAVMPETGFRPAKRNGGGPLVAFTTTFSDGIRLVRARPVLVTLFAMVGFYEVGGEVFIRLNVAHFLDIGLPGVKHLEPVVWFGGIRMVASLAGLVLVGRLRAGIDANSHEDLGRWLTRINLLQALAMLSFAVSGSFWMAALAYIIATSLSRTFQPLHLALINLHAESSVRATVISMSRQTDALAQAIGAPALGAVASLLSVRAALAGASSMLLPAIGLNILAQGQNRKARVASAPAAD